One part of the Roseofilum capinflatum BLCC-M114 genome encodes these proteins:
- a CDS encoding TerD family protein: protein MSSISLQKGQRISLDKVAPNLQAVFVGLGWDVKATDTGYDFDLDASAFLLGENEKLISDKHFIFYNNKVSPDTNKSIEHMGDNLTGEGEGDDEVIIVNLQKVPPEIHKIVFTVTIHEADKRKQNFGQVENAFVRLVDVSTKNELLRYPLAEEYSIETALIMAELYRREGQWRMNAVGSGYEGGLQALLDRYL from the coding sequence ATGAGTAGCATTAGCCTGCAAAAAGGACAACGCATTTCTTTAGATAAAGTCGCTCCCAACTTGCAAGCCGTGTTTGTGGGTTTGGGATGGGACGTGAAAGCCACGGATACTGGTTATGATTTTGACTTAGATGCCTCTGCATTTCTGTTGGGAGAAAATGAAAAACTGATTTCTGATAAGCACTTTATTTTCTATAACAATAAGGTCAGTCCCGATACTAATAAGTCCATTGAGCATATGGGCGACAATTTAACGGGAGAAGGGGAAGGCGATGATGAAGTCATTATTGTTAACTTACAAAAAGTTCCCCCAGAGATTCATAAAATTGTGTTTACAGTCACTATTCATGAAGCAGATAAGCGCAAACAAAATTTTGGTCAGGTCGAAAATGCCTTTGTGCGCTTGGTAGATGTGTCCACAAAAAATGAACTACTGCGCTATCCTTTGGCTGAGGAGTATTCTATTGAAACGGCCTTAATTATGGCAGAACTGTATCGCCGTGAGGGACAGTGGCGCATGAATGCCGTCGGTTCTGGGTATGAAGGAGGTTTGCAAGCCCTGTTGGATCGGTATCTGTAA
- a CDS encoding DUF1822 family protein, giving the protein MTAMIDEYLLILPIPERYRQWANQFAQEQPTSEKATQVYLNTLAVLGVDDALQILGIETNREASDSWNPVMRLCGDLADLEVVNLGKLECRAVREQDTVCPIPLEVWCDRIGYVIVELAEGDRQAKILGFVPQVTDETLNLDQLQPLEALLEHLFHLRSASAPAHPLAPMVQLGEWLTGVITPGWQAVEELLSPDLVLGYNFRSVPSPLSIRRGQPISVADLNLILVVEVQAAVDESIDIRLQLYPSAAQPTLPPGLELILLGDRQNPLLTTLSRSQDRGLQLQFNAEPQEIFDIQLNYNHQTWKQTFQI; this is encoded by the coding sequence ATGACTGCTATGATTGATGAATATCTGCTGATTCTTCCGATTCCGGAGCGCTATCGCCAATGGGCAAATCAGTTTGCTCAGGAACAACCAACATCGGAAAAAGCAACTCAAGTTTATCTCAATACTTTAGCCGTTTTAGGGGTTGATGATGCTCTACAAATTCTGGGTATAGAAACCAACCGAGAAGCCAGTGATAGCTGGAATCCGGTGATGCGACTATGCGGGGATTTAGCGGATTTAGAAGTGGTGAATCTGGGAAAATTAGAATGTCGAGCGGTGCGCGAACAAGATACAGTGTGCCCCATTCCTTTAGAAGTTTGGTGCGATCGCATCGGTTATGTAATTGTAGAACTGGCAGAGGGCGATCGCCAAGCCAAAATCCTCGGTTTTGTCCCCCAAGTTACCGATGAAACTCTGAATTTAGACCAATTACAACCCTTAGAAGCCTTACTGGAGCATTTATTTCATCTGCGCTCCGCTTCAGCACCAGCTCATCCCTTAGCGCCCATGGTTCAATTAGGAGAGTGGTTAACGGGAGTCATCACCCCCGGATGGCAAGCAGTAGAAGAACTCTTAAGTCCCGATTTAGTCCTAGGATATAACTTTAGATCGGTGCCATCTCCCTTAAGCATTCGCCGAGGACAACCCATTAGTGTGGCGGATCTGAATCTGATCTTAGTCGTAGAAGTGCAAGCTGCTGTTGATGAATCCATAGATATTCGCCTGCAACTGTATCCGAGTGCAGCTCAACCCACTTTACCACCAGGATTAGAACTGATTTTACTCGGCGATCGCCAAAATCCTCTCTTAACTACCTTATCCCGTTCTCAAGATCGAGGATTACAACTCCAATTTAATGCCGAACCCCAAGAAATCTTTGATATTCAACTCAATTACAATCACCAAACCTGGAAACAAACCTTTCAGATTTAA
- a CDS encoding type II toxin-antitoxin system VapC family toxin, translating into MTDYLLDTNVVLRLSNPDDRRHHVAREAVRLLLNQGDECFLTAQVLIELWVVATRPVTVNGLGWTPETTHHIIDELLDRFPLLEESPEIFYHWLDLVTGDRILGKRTHDARLVAVMISHHITHILTFNPRDFMIQSTLVIVDPQDLVVGE; encoded by the coding sequence ATGACAGACTATCTTTTAGATACCAATGTCGTTTTACGCTTGAGTAACCCTGATGATAGACGGCATCATGTAGCCAGAGAAGCGGTGAGGTTACTGCTCAACCAAGGAGATGAATGTTTTTTGACTGCCCAGGTTCTCATTGAGCTTTGGGTAGTGGCAACACGCCCTGTAACAGTTAATGGTTTAGGGTGGACTCCTGAAACAACACACCACATTATTGATGAATTACTCGATCGCTTCCCTTTACTGGAAGAGTCCCCAGAAATATTTTACCATTGGTTAGATCTCGTGACTGGCGATCGCATCCTGGGCAAACGGACGCATGATGCTCGTTTAGTTGCGGTCATGATTTCTCATCATATCACCCATATTCTCACTTTTAATCCTAGGGATTTTATGATTCAATCTACTCTTGTGATAGTAGATCCCCAGGATCTAGTCGTTGGAGAGTAA
- a CDS encoding type II toxin-antitoxin system VapC family toxin has protein sequence MKILLDTDICIYTINRRDPKLLERLRAYSIGDVGISAITYAELRFGVENSARAQENIDRLERFLLPLEIIPFDEAAGVCYGRLRRQYP, from the coding sequence ATGAAAATTTTGCTCGATACAGATATTTGTATTTATACCATTAACCGTAGAGACCCAAAACTCTTGGAACGGTTACGAGCCTATTCTATTGGAGATGTGGGCATATCAGCCATTACTTATGCTGAGTTGCGCTTTGGGGTTGAAAATAGTGCGCGTGCCCAAGAAAATATTGACCGATTGGAACGTTTTCTACTGCCTCTGGAAATTATCCCCTTTGATGAAGCAGCAGGAGTTTGTTACGGACGACTCAGGAGGCAGTATCCCTAG
- a CDS encoding dihydrolipoamide acetyltransferase family protein, whose product MIHEVFMPALSSTMTEGKIVSWEKSPGDKIEKGETVVIVESDKADMDVEAFYEGYLATIIVDAGGVAPVGDAIALIAETEAEIETAKQQASSSTSSSPAPSPAPSPAPAPAPTAAAPTPSPAPAAQPARRNGRTIASPRARKLAKEFKVDLATLVGSGPHGRIVAQDVEAAAGTPSSALSAPAPAPKPVSAPSPTPKPTVTPGQVVGLNTLQQAVVRNMVASLSVPTFHVAYTITTDQLDALYKQIKSKGVTMTALLAKAVAVVLAKHPLVNAAYTEQGIQYPSSINVSVAVAMDDGGLITPVLQNADQMDIYSLSRTWKDLVARSRTKQLQPAEYNSGTFTLSNLGMFGVDQFDAILPPGQGSILAIGASKPQVVAMDNGLMGVRRQMNVNITCDHRIIYGADAAAFLKDLADLIENNPESLTL is encoded by the coding sequence ATGATTCATGAAGTTTTCATGCCTGCCCTCAGTTCCACCATGACTGAAGGGAAAATTGTCTCTTGGGAAAAATCCCCAGGAGACAAAATCGAAAAAGGAGAAACTGTCGTTATTGTCGAGTCAGATAAGGCAGATATGGATGTGGAAGCCTTCTATGAAGGCTATCTCGCCACCATTATTGTAGACGCAGGTGGGGTTGCACCAGTTGGAGATGCGATCGCCCTAATTGCTGAAACCGAAGCCGAAATTGAAACCGCCAAACAACAGGCCAGCAGTTCCACCTCCTCCAGTCCAGCTCCCAGCCCAGCCCCATCTCCAGCCCCAGCTCCCGCGCCAACGGCTGCCGCTCCCACCCCTAGCCCCGCTCCCGCAGCCCAGCCTGCCCGTCGTAATGGCCGTACCATCGCTTCCCCCCGTGCGCGGAAACTGGCCAAAGAATTCAAAGTGGATTTAGCGACCTTAGTGGGTAGTGGCCCCCATGGACGCATTGTGGCCCAAGATGTGGAAGCAGCAGCCGGAACTCCCAGCTCTGCTCTTTCTGCACCCGCTCCTGCTCCGAAGCCCGTCTCTGCACCCTCCCCCACTCCCAAACCGACCGTTACTCCGGGTCAGGTCGTCGGTTTAAATACCTTACAACAGGCAGTCGTCCGTAACATGGTCGCCAGCCTAAGTGTGCCCACATTCCATGTGGCCTACACCATCACCACCGATCAACTCGATGCCCTCTATAAACAGATTAAGTCTAAGGGAGTCACCATGACTGCTCTGCTCGCTAAAGCAGTAGCAGTGGTTCTGGCCAAACATCCCCTCGTTAATGCTGCTTATACCGAGCAAGGGATTCAATATCCATCGAGTATTAATGTTTCCGTAGCCGTAGCCATGGATGACGGTGGGTTAATTACTCCCGTGCTGCAAAATGCCGATCAAATGGATATTTATTCCCTCTCCCGCACCTGGAAGGATCTGGTCGCTCGCTCTCGCACCAAACAATTACAACCGGCAGAATACAATAGCGGAACCTTCACCCTCTCCAATTTGGGAATGTTTGGTGTAGACCAATTTGACGCGATTTTACCCCCCGGTCAAGGGTCAATTCTGGCCATTGGTGCATCGAAACCCCAAGTTGTTGCCATGGACAATGGTTTAATGGGTGTCCGCCGACAAATGAACGTTAATATTACCTGCGATCATCGCATTATTTATGGGGCTGATGCGGCTGCGTTCCTCAAAGATTTGGCGGATTTAATTGAAAATAATCCTGAATCCTTAACGCTTTAG
- a CDS encoding YlqD family protein: MDTQNLLLKRPVRIKVIVTPRWKEEVQEQLQNQLNQMDGQIQQVEVQGQSMITNMQNQNPQQVSQIQGQLNQKKNELLQQKNQLLNQLNQVQTLELDREVDQGQMDSFFTITPGENLIQKMQVEIVLRDGVVEEIRGQI, from the coding sequence ATGGATACCCAAAACCTGCTGCTCAAACGACCCGTTCGGATTAAAGTGATTGTGACTCCTCGATGGAAGGAAGAAGTCCAAGAACAACTCCAAAACCAACTCAACCAGATGGATGGACAAATCCAACAGGTAGAGGTGCAGGGCCAGAGCATGATTACGAACATGCAAAATCAAAATCCCCAACAGGTTTCCCAGATTCAAGGCCAGTTGAATCAGAAAAAAAATGAGTTACTGCAACAGAAAAATCAACTTCTAAACCAACTGAATCAGGTACAAACCCTAGAGTTAGACCGGGAAGTTGATCAAGGTCAAATGGATAGTTTCTTTACCATTACCCCAGGAGAAAACCTGATCCAGAAAATGCAGGTGGAAATCGTTCTCCGAGATGGGGTAGTCGAGGAAATCCGAGGGCAGATTTAG
- a CDS encoding AMP-dependent synthetase/ligase, which produces MSNGFVASDYPNLSALEKANLSHAVNYSHLGSIAEIWPIAAQKFGDIVALEDIHSKQKVSLTYRQMCEQMQQVAIALQQLGVNPGDRIALFADNSPRWFVVDQGIMMTGAANAVRSSQADIEELLYILQDSGSSFLIVENLKTLDKLAPRLDSITLQAIILLSDEELPHSSADAPLYLNFGQLCNRAQGQSYQPVDHNPKQLATLIYTSGTTGKPKGAMLSHGNLLYQINTLAVVVAPDPGDRILSILPSWHVYERTIEYYLLSQGCSQRYTSIRHFKQDLKNYKPHYMVGVPRLWESIYEGIQKEFREQPQSRQKLIQTFLSISDQYVSAKRIQEQLELENLSPSASDRLSATVKAALLAPLHYLGDRLIYQKVRQATGGQMKQVISGGGSLAKHIDKFFEMINFEILVGYGLTETAPVLTARRCDRNLRGSSGLPLPGTEVRILDLETRQPLPQGETGVIVARGPQIMQGYYGNIQATAKAIDSDGWFDTGDLGLLTPEGQLVITGRAKDTIVLTNGENIEPQPIEDACIRSVYIDQMMLVGQDQRSLGALIVPNLESLENWVKQHHANAAGIAETLDDGSFKLNLEHPAIQDLFRGELNREVKNRPGYRADDRIGPFRLITEPFSIDNGMMTQTLKIKRPIVKEQYRDMINGMFT; this is translated from the coding sequence ATGAGTAATGGGTTTGTGGCATCTGATTATCCGAATCTGTCGGCGCTAGAAAAGGCGAATTTAAGTCATGCAGTTAATTATAGTCACCTGGGGTCGATCGCCGAAATCTGGCCGATCGCCGCTCAGAAGTTTGGCGATATTGTGGCGCTTGAGGATATTCACAGTAAACAGAAAGTGAGTCTCACCTATCGCCAGATGTGCGAGCAGATGCAACAGGTGGCGATCGCCCTGCAACAGCTTGGCGTGAATCCGGGCGATCGCATTGCTCTATTTGCCGACAATAGCCCCCGATGGTTTGTGGTCGATCAAGGGATTATGATGACCGGAGCAGCCAATGCGGTTCGCTCTTCCCAGGCCGATATTGAGGAACTGCTCTATATTCTCCAAGATAGCGGCAGTAGTTTTCTCATCGTCGAAAATCTCAAAACCCTAGATAAACTTGCTCCTCGCTTAGACTCGATTACCCTACAAGCGATTATCCTGCTCAGTGATGAAGAGCTACCCCACTCTTCTGCTGATGCGCCCTTATATCTCAATTTTGGGCAATTGTGTAATCGCGCCCAAGGGCAATCCTATCAACCTGTAGACCATAATCCCAAGCAATTAGCCACCCTCATTTATACCTCTGGAACTACCGGTAAACCCAAGGGGGCGATGCTCTCCCATGGGAATTTGCTCTATCAAATCAATACTTTGGCGGTGGTGGTGGCTCCCGATCCGGGCGATCGCATCTTGAGCATTCTTCCCTCTTGGCATGTGTACGAGCGCACCATTGAATATTATTTGCTCTCCCAAGGATGTTCCCAAAGGTACACCAGTATCCGTCACTTCAAACAAGACCTCAAGAACTATAAACCCCATTACATGGTGGGTGTGCCTCGGTTGTGGGAATCGATCTATGAAGGCATTCAGAAAGAATTTCGCGAACAGCCCCAGAGTCGGCAAAAATTAATTCAAACCTTTCTCAGCATTTCTGATCAGTATGTGAGTGCCAAACGGATTCAGGAACAACTCGAACTAGAGAACCTCAGCCCCTCTGCGAGTGACCGGCTCTCTGCTACAGTGAAGGCAGCATTACTGGCTCCCTTGCATTATTTAGGCGATCGCCTAATCTATCAAAAAGTGCGACAAGCCACGGGCGGACAGATGAAACAGGTGATTAGTGGAGGCGGTTCCCTGGCCAAACATATCGATAAGTTCTTTGAGATGATTAACTTTGAGATTTTAGTCGGCTATGGTTTAACAGAAACGGCTCCCGTATTGACGGCTCGCAGGTGCGATCGCAATTTACGCGGATCGTCTGGTTTACCCTTACCCGGAACCGAAGTGCGAATCCTCGATCTAGAAACTCGCCAACCCCTTCCTCAAGGAGAAACCGGCGTGATTGTAGCTAGAGGCCCCCAAATTATGCAAGGCTATTATGGCAATATCCAAGCCACCGCCAAAGCCATTGATTCCGATGGCTGGTTTGATACCGGAGACTTAGGCCTCCTGACTCCAGAGGGACAATTGGTGATTACCGGACGGGCAAAAGATACCATTGTCTTGACCAATGGGGAAAATATCGAACCCCAACCCATTGAAGATGCTTGTATCCGCAGTGTGTATATCGATCAAATGATGCTCGTCGGACAAGATCAGCGATCGCTCGGAGCCTTAATTGTCCCCAACCTAGAGAGCCTAGAGAACTGGGTTAAACAACATCATGCCAATGCTGCGGGAATTGCCGAAACCCTCGACGATGGCAGCTTCAAGCTCAACCTTGAGCATCCAGCCATTCAAGACCTATTCCGAGGTGAACTCAACCGAGAAGTCAAAAATCGCCCCGGTTATCGCGCCGATGACCGCATTGGGCCGTTTCGTTTGATTACCGAACCCTTCTCCATCGACAATGGCATGATGACCCAAACCTTGAAAATTAAACGTCCCATTGTGAAAGAACAGTATCGCGATATGATTAACGGGATGTTCACTTAA
- a CDS encoding GDP-L-fucose synthase family protein — MTTIELQDKRILVTGGAGFLGRQVIEQLQAAGANPEQITIARSRQHDLRQMSACEKVVKNQDIIIHLAAHVGGIGLNREKPAELYYDNLMMGTQLIHCAYQAGIQKFVCVGTICAYPKFTPVPFKEEDLWNGYPEETNAPYGIAKKALLVQLQSYRQQYGFNGIFLLPVNLYGPEDNFDPSSSHVIPALIRKVYEAQQRGDTTLPAWGDGSPSREFLYSTDAARGIVMATQKYNDSEPVNLGTGYEITIRDLVELICELMEFKGEIVWQTDQPNGQPRRCLDTQRAKDWFGFTANMEFREGLKRTIDWYRTHAEAL; from the coding sequence GGTTTCTCGGTCGTCAGGTGATTGAGCAACTTCAGGCAGCAGGGGCGAATCCTGAACAGATTACCATTGCGCGATCGCGCCAACACGATCTTCGCCAAATGTCCGCCTGCGAAAAAGTTGTCAAAAATCAAGACATCATCATCCACCTGGCAGCCCATGTGGGCGGAATCGGTCTCAACCGAGAAAAACCCGCAGAGCTTTACTACGATAACTTGATGATGGGAACCCAGCTCATCCATTGTGCTTATCAAGCCGGTATCCAAAAGTTTGTCTGTGTAGGAACCATCTGCGCCTATCCTAAATTTACCCCCGTTCCCTTCAAAGAAGAAGACCTCTGGAACGGCTATCCCGAAGAAACCAATGCTCCCTATGGTATTGCCAAAAAAGCCCTCCTAGTGCAGCTTCAATCCTATCGGCAACAATATGGATTTAATGGTATTTTCCTCTTGCCGGTAAACTTGTACGGGCCAGAAGATAACTTCGACCCCAGCAGTTCCCATGTGATTCCCGCCCTCATTCGCAAAGTCTATGAAGCTCAACAACGGGGAGATACGACTCTTCCCGCTTGGGGAGATGGTTCGCCAAGTCGCGAGTTTCTCTATTCCACGGATGCTGCACGGGGAATTGTGATGGCGACTCAGAAGTACAATGACTCTGAGCCAGTCAATTTAGGAACGGGTTACGAAATCACCATCCGCGATCTCGTCGAACTCATTTGTGAGTTAATGGAATTTAAGGGCGAAATTGTTTGGCAAACGGATCAGCCCAATGGTCAACCTCGCCGATGCTTAGATACCCAGCGAGCAAAGGATTGGTTTGGGTTTACGGCAAATATGGAGTTTCGCGAAGGGCTGAAACGAACCATTGACTGGTATCGTACCCATGCAGAGGCCCTCTAG